The genomic window TTCAGGTCGGGCGCGGGGAGGAACTCGTCGCCCGGCAGCGGCATCCGAAGCTCCCCGTCGCTCGCGCCCCAACGGAGGGACGCGCGCCGCACGGCCCACGTGGCTGCAATCGCAGCCACTGCAGCGACCGCGCCAAGCGCCAACCGCCGTCCCGAACTCATGTCCTCAGTATCGCAGCCCCCGTTCCGCGAGTCGGGTCTCTGAGGCCTGGGGTTGACCGCGACTCCACCTGCACGCCGGTGGACGAGGCGATGCCGCTCGCGCAGATCATCCTCGGACGCGCCGTCCGCATCGACGCCGAGCGACGCCGCGCGGCTGGAGTGGTGTCCGACCTCGTGCGCGTGCGGAGGACTCCGGCGGCCGCTGCGCATCCCGGCGACGCCCGGCCGGTGCTGCGCCCCGGGCGAGCCTGACGACGTCGGGGCTCACGCCCAGCGCCGGCACCACTCGTACATCACCACGGCGCCGGCCGCACTCGCGTTGAGTGAGCGCGTCGAGCCGTACTGGGTGATCTCGACGACGGCGGATGCCGCGGCCACCGCCTCGGGCGAGAGCCCGGGGCCCTCCTGCCCGAACAGCAGCACGCAGCGCTCGGGCAGGTCGGCGCGGGCCAGGGGCACCGACCCGTCGACGTTGTCGATCGCGATGACGGGGAGGGATGCGGCATCCGCCCATTCCTGGAACGCCGCGACGGACTCGTGGTGGCGCACGTGCTGGTAACGGTCGGTGACCATCGCCCCGCGGCGGTTCCAGCGGCGCCGGCCGATGATGTGCACCTCTGCGGCGAGGAACGCATTGGCGCTGCGCACGATCGAGCCGATGTTCATGTCGTGCTGCCAGTTCTCGATCGCGACGTGGAAACCGTGGCGATGCTCGTCGAGATCCGCGACGATCGCGTCCATCGTCCAGTACCGGTAGGCGTCGACCACGTTGCGCCGGTCGCCGTGCTCGAGAAGGCTCCGGTCGTAGCGCGGGTCGTCGGGCCAGGCATCCGCTCCTCCTGGCCACGGGCCGACGCCCACGGGCAGTGTCGGCTCGTCCGATTCGAGGGCGTCAGTCACCGGCTCAGGCTACCCGGAGCGGGAGCGCGCGCCACTTTTCGGTACGCCGAAATTCGGGTACGGTTTCGGTATGCCGAAAAATGCAGGTGCGGTCGGTGAGGACCGCGTGCGTGCCGCCGCGCCGAGAGCGCCCCGGCGCTCGCTGACGACGCCCCGAGCGGCGTGGCTCATCGGCCCGGCCCTCGTCGCGGGCGTCGCCTATCTCGATCCGGGCAACGTCGCGAGCAACATGACCGCCGGAGCCGTCTACGGCTACCTGCTCGTGTGGGTCGTCGTGCTCGGCAACGTGATGGCCTGGCTCATCCAGTACCTGTCGGCGAAGCTCGGCATCGTCACCGGGCGGAGCCTGCCCGAGACGCTCGGGGCGCGCATCGGCAACCGCTGGGGCAGGCGCACGTACTGGCTGCAGGCCGAGCTCGTCGCGATGGCGACCGACATCGCCGAGGTCATCGGCGGTGCGGTGGCGCTCAACCTCCTCTTCGACGTGCCTCTGCTGTGGGGTGGCGTGATCACGGGCACGGTGTCGATCGTGCTGCTGCTCGTGCAGTCCCGGCGCGGCCCGCGCACGTTCGAGTTCGTCGTGATCGGCATGGTCGCGATCATCGCGATCGGCTTCACGTACGGCGTCTTCGTCGCGCCGCCGGACCCCTCCGGGATCGCGGCCGGACTGGTGCCGCGCTTCGAGGACAGCGGCTCGGTGCTGCTCGCGGCCTCGATCCTCGGCGCGACGATCATGCCTCATGCGATCTACGCGCACAGCGCGCTCGCGCGGGACCGCTTCGCGCCGCGTCCGGGCACCGGCGCGCCCGCCCCTGCCGGCGACGTCTCCCCGGGCGCCCGGGTCGAGGCGCCCCTCGACGAGCTCCGAGGCATCGGCACCGCGCGGCTCCTCCGCGCGACGAAGTGGGACGTCACCATCGCGATGCTGATCGCCGGAACCGTGAACCTCTGCATCCTGCTCCTGGCGGCCGCGAACCTCGCCGGCGTCCCGGGGACCGACACCCTCGAGGGCGCGTACGCCGCGCTCGATGCCGGCCTCGGCCCCGCGGTCGCGACGCTGTTCGCCGTCGGACTGCTCGCGAGCGGGCTCGCCTCGACCTCAGTGGGCGCCTACGCCGGCGCCGAGATCATGCACGGCCTGCTGCACATCCGTGTGCCGCTGCTCGCCCGCCGCCTCGTGACGCTCATCCCGGCACTCGTGATCCTCGCGGCGGGCGTCGACCCGACGCTCGCCCTGGTGCTCAGCCAGGTCGTGCTGTCGTTCGGCATCCCGTTCGCGCTCATCCCGCTCGTGGCCCTCACCGCGAAGACCGAGGTGCTCGGCAGGTTCCGCAACCGCGTGATGACCACGGTCGCGGGGGTCGCGGCATCCGTCTTCCTCATCGCCCTCAACGCGATCCTGCTGTGGCTGGTGCTCACGGGCTCGTGAGGGAGGGCCGGTAGCCTGAAGCCGTGCCCTCCCCCGCCGTCGACGACTACCTCAAGACGATCTACCACCACACCGAGTGGCAGACCGAGCGCATCACGCCCTCGCAGCTCGCCGCCGAGCTCGGCCTCGCCCCGTCGAGCGTGACGGAGATGGTCCAGAAGCTGGCGGCGCAGGGCCTCGTCACGCACCGCCCGTACGGACCGATCGCGCTGACCGAGGCGGGCGAGCAGAGGGCGGCGTCGATCATCCGCCGGCACCGGCTCATCGAGACCTGGCTCGTCCGCGAGTTCGGCTACGCGTGGGACGAGGTCCACGACGAGGCGGAAGTCCTCGAGCACGCGATCAGCGACCGGCTGCTCGAGGGCATCGACGAGCGGCTCGGGCGTCCGCGCTACGACCCCCACGGCGATGCGATCCCGGATGCCTCGGGCCGCGTCGACCGCGTGCCTTTCGTGCTCCTCGGCACGGCCGCCGCGGGCCACATCGGCCGCGTGCTGCGCGTGAGCGACCGGGACCCCGAACTGCTCCGCGCCGTCGAGGCCGCCGGCGTCGCCGTGGGCGCCGAGGCGACCGTGCGGGATGCAGCCACCCTCCGCATCGCGGGAGCCGATGTCGCGCTGCCCACCGCCGCCGCCGAGGCGGTCTGGCTCAGCGCCTGACCTCCTGACGTTCCCCTGACCTCCTGACGTTACGGAGTGCCCTGCGTGGTGCGGGAGTCCTCAGGACGGCTCAGGCCGCGCCGGCCCGGGCGGCCCGCTCGAACGGCCAGCGGACCCCGGTCGCGTCCTCGGCGGCACGCCACAGTCGCGCGCCGACCTCGGCATCTCGCGTGATCCTCGCCGCCCGCTGGCGCCTCGGCTCTCCCCGCGCGACCGTGCGGGGCCCCCAGAACTCGCCGCCCTCGATCCCAGGATCGATCAGCGCCCGCACGAGCGACCAGGCGCCGTGCTCCTTCGACTGCGTGATCGCGGCCTGCAGGTTGTCGGCGAACCGCGTTCCCCTCGACGGGGCGTTCACTCCCGCGATGCCGGGCGTGCGGCCGCTCGTGGAGTAGCCCGGGTGGGCGACGATGCTGCGCACCGGCACCGCGGCGGCGCGCAGGCGCCGGTCGGCCTCGAATCCGAGGGCCGTCGTCGCGATCTTCGACTGCACGTACGCGCGCCACGCCGAGTACCCCTCGGCGAGCTGCGGGTCGACCGGGTCGTAGGGCGTGAGCGCCGTCGACATGCTGCCGACCCACACCATCCGACCCGACCGCGCCGCCAGCGCGGTCAGCAGCTCTCCCGCGAGCGCGAAGTGCCCGAGGGCGTTGGTGGCGAACACGACCTCGTGCCCGTCGACGGTCGTCTCGCGCTCCTTCGGCGGATGCACGATCCCGGCGTTGAGGAGGACCCCGTCGAGGCCGCCCTTGCCTCGGACGCTCGCCGCGGCCGAGCGCACCGACCCGAGATTGCTCGTGTCGAGCATGAGCGTCTCGGTGGCGCCGTGCGGAGCATCCGGAACCCGCCGCCGCACCGCGGCGCGCGCTGCCGCGAGGCGATTCGGGTGGCGACCCGTCATGTAGACGCGAGCTCCCGCTCGCACCAGCTGCTCCGACGCGAAGTATCCGAGCCCCGCGTTCGACCCGGTCACGAGATAGGTGCGCCCCGAGAGGTCGGGGAGGCTGCGGGGATCCCACGTCGTGCGCACGACTTCGACCATAACCCCCGCGGCCCTAGGCTGGGCCCATGCGGACCCGTGCCGAGATCGAATGCTGGCTGACCGACATGGACGGTGTCCTCGTCCATGAGAACACGCCGATCCCCGGGGCATCCGCCCTGCTCGAGCAGTGGCGCGACTCGGGCACCCCGTTCCTCGTGCTCACGAACAACTCGATCTTCACGCCGCGCGATCTGAGTGCCCGGCTGCGCGCGTCGGGACTCATCGTCCCGGAGGAGCGGATCTGGACGTCGGCGCTCGCGACGGCGGACTTCCTGCGCAGCCAGATGCCCGGCGGGACCGCCTTCGTCATCGGCGAGGCGGGGCTGACCACCGCGCTCCACGAGGCCGGGTTCATCATGACCGAGACCGATCCCGACTACGTGGTCGTCGGCGAGACGCGGAACTACTCGTTCGAGGCGATCACGAAGGCCATCCGCTTCATCGGCGCCGGCGCCCGCTTCATCGCGACCAACCCCGACGCGACCGGCCCGTCGACGGACGGCGTGCTGCCCGCAACCGGGGCCATCACCGCGCTCATCACGAAGGCCACCGGCATGGAGCCCTACGTCGTCGGCAAGCCCAACCCGATGATGTTCCGCTCGGCGCTCAACCGCATCGGGGCGCACTCGGAGAACACGGGCATGATCGGCGACCGCATGGACACCGACGTGGTGGCCGGCATCGAGGCCGGCCTCCACACGGTGCTCGTGCTCACGGGCATCAGCGACCCCGCCGAGATCCAGCGCTACCCGTTCCGGCCCGACGAGGTGCTGAACTCTGTCGCCGACCTTCTCGCCGATGGCCCGATCGAGAGCGAAGAGGCCGACATCCTCTAGCCCGCGAGCAGCTGCTGTCGAGGCTCTGCTCGCGGCTCTGGCTCGAGACCTCCCGGCCTGCGAGGTCTCGGGTATCGCGGCGGGGCTGCACGTCGTGCTCGCCCTGCCGGCTCGGTGCCGCGCGGCCGATGTGGTCGACGCCGCAGCCGCGATCGAGGTCGGCGTGACCGGCATCCGCCGCTATCGCGTTCGACCCGATTCACCGAACGCCGAGCGCCTGGTCCTCGGCTACGGCGACCTCGCGGATCCGCTCATCGACGACGCGGTCGCGCGGCTGGCGGGCGTCGTGCACGACGTCGCCGGTGCCCGATAGGGTCGCGGCATGGGTGCGCTCGACGACGGAGAGAAGGTGGAGGCCGCAGACGCCGGGGCCTGGCGTGACTGGCTCGAACGCAACCACCGCACCTCGAAGGGCGCGTGGCTGGTCCGCGCCCGCCGCGACTCCGGCCTCGTCTACGTCGATTACGAGGATGCGATCCGCCAGGCGTTGTGCTTCGGCTGGATAGACGGCCCGGTGCGCACGTTCGACGAAGCCACCGGCGGACTGTGGTTCGCGCCGCGCCGACCCTCGAGCGGCTGGGCGGCGACCAACAAGGCGCGGCTGATCGAGCTCGAGGCGTCGGGGCTCATGACCGAGGCGGGTGTCCGCGCGGTCGAGGTCGCGAAGAAGAACGGGGCGTGGACGGTGCTCGACAATGCCGAGGCCCTCATCGAGCCCGACGACCTCGCCGCGGCGCTCGACGCCGACGCGGCGGCGAGAGAGGCATGGGACGCCTTCCCGCCGTCGGCGCGCAAGTTCGGGATCGCGTTCGTCGACGCCGCGCGCCGGCCCGAGACCCGGGCGGCGCGCGTCGTGAAGATCGTGGCGGATGCCGCGCACGGGAAGAGGCCGGGATGACCGAACTGGAGCAGAACCTGCTGTACGGCGTGACCGCCGTGATCCTGGCAGGAACGCTGATCGTCTTCGTCTGGCAGTGGATGCGAGGGCGCGGCCGCGACGACGGCTGAGCCCGGCCCCGCGCGAGGTCTACTGCGGGGCCAGCCCGAGGTCGTCCAGGTCGATCGCGGCGAGCCACTGCAGGCCCTCCGCCTCGACCGCGGCCTGGGCGCCGGTCTTGCGGTCGACGATCACGGCGACGGCGACGGGCTCTGCGCCCTCACGTCGGAGCGCCTCGACGGCCTTCAGCGCGGACTGACCCGTGGTCGAGGTGTCTTCGAGCACGACGACGCGCTTGCCCGCGACATCCGCCCCCTCCACCTGGCGCCCGCGACCGTGGTCCTTGGGCTCCTTGCGGACGACGAAGGCGTCGAGCGGTTTGTGCGTGCGCGCCGATTCGTGCATGACCGCATTCGCGATCGGGTCGGCGCCGAGCGTGAGGCCGCCGACCGCGACGATGTCGTCGACGTCGCGGATCAGGTCGAGCATGATGCGCCCGATCGACGGCGCCGCGCGGTGGTCGAGGGTGAGCTTGCGCATGTCGACGTAGTAGGTGGCCTTCTTGCCGCTCGAGAGCGTGAAGTCGCCATGGAACACGGCCTCGTCCTGGATGAGGGCGATGAGGTACTGGCGGTCGGCTTCGAGCTCGGGCGTGGACGCGGCGGTCATGGGGATGATTCTACGGATGCCCCCGGCACGCAGAAGCCGGTGCGACGATTCGTCGCACCGGCTTCCGCGCCAGTCGGTCAGTCGAGGAAGGTCGCGACCCAGTCGAGGTCGTCGGCGCGGTCGACGCGGTACACACCGCCGGTGCCGGCGCACGCGCTGTTCAGGCCGAACGAGGTCACGCCGGCGATCACGTTCGTCGAGCCCAGGAAGTTCGGACCGCCCGAGTCGCCCGAGCACGTTCCGCCGGTGTGGGCGTTGTTGGACAGCAGCAGCGATCCGTCGCCGGTGAAGCCGGTGTTGATCTGGTTCAGCTTGGGCGTCGAGACCATGCGCAGGCGGACGGCCTCGTCCTTCCACGACGCTGCGTCGGGGAAGCTCTTCTGCAGCCCGTAGCCGACGGCGGTGAACGTGGCCGCCT from Microbacterium sulfonylureivorans includes these protein-coding regions:
- a CDS encoding TrmH family RNA methyltransferase, whose amino-acid sequence is MTDALESDEPTLPVGVGPWPGGADAWPDDPRYDRSLLEHGDRRNVVDAYRYWTMDAIVADLDEHRHGFHVAIENWQHDMNIGSIVRSANAFLAAEVHIIGRRRWNRRGAMVTDRYQHVRHHESVAAFQEWADAASLPVIAIDNVDGSVPLARADLPERCVLLFGQEGPGLSPEAVAAASAVVEITQYGSTRSLNASAAGAVVMYEWCRRWA
- a CDS encoding Nramp family divalent metal transporter, with protein sequence MPKNAGAVGEDRVRAAAPRAPRRSLTTPRAAWLIGPALVAGVAYLDPGNVASNMTAGAVYGYLLVWVVVLGNVMAWLIQYLSAKLGIVTGRSLPETLGARIGNRWGRRTYWLQAELVAMATDIAEVIGGAVALNLLFDVPLLWGGVITGTVSIVLLLVQSRRGPRTFEFVVIGMVAIIAIGFTYGVFVAPPDPSGIAAGLVPRFEDSGSVLLAASILGATIMPHAIYAHSALARDRFAPRPGTGAPAPAGDVSPGARVEAPLDELRGIGTARLLRATKWDVTIAMLIAGTVNLCILLLAAANLAGVPGTDTLEGAYAALDAGLGPAVATLFAVGLLASGLASTSVGAYAGAEIMHGLLHIRVPLLARRLVTLIPALVILAAGVDPTLALVLSQVVLSFGIPFALIPLVALTAKTEVLGRFRNRVMTTVAGVAASVFLIALNAILLWLVLTGS
- a CDS encoding metal-dependent transcriptional regulator, with the protein product MPSPAVDDYLKTIYHHTEWQTERITPSQLAAELGLAPSSVTEMVQKLAAQGLVTHRPYGPIALTEAGEQRAASIIRRHRLIETWLVREFGYAWDEVHDEAEVLEHAISDRLLEGIDERLGRPRYDPHGDAIPDASGRVDRVPFVLLGTAAAGHIGRVLRVSDRDPELLRAVEAAGVAVGAEATVRDAATLRIAGADVALPTAAAEAVWLSA
- a CDS encoding SDR family NAD(P)-dependent oxidoreductase, whose product is MVEVVRTTWDPRSLPDLSGRTYLVTGSNAGLGYFASEQLVRAGARVYMTGRHPNRLAAARAAVRRRVPDAPHGATETLMLDTSNLGSVRSAAASVRGKGGLDGVLLNAGIVHPPKERETTVDGHEVVFATNALGHFALAGELLTALAARSGRMVWVGSMSTALTPYDPVDPQLAEGYSAWRAYVQSKIATTALGFEADRRLRAAAVPVRSIVAHPGYSTSGRTPGIAGVNAPSRGTRFADNLQAAITQSKEHGAWSLVRALIDPGIEGGEFWGPRTVARGEPRRQRAARITRDAEVGARLWRAAEDATGVRWPFERAARAGAA
- a CDS encoding HAD-IIA family hydrolase; this translates as MRTRAEIECWLTDMDGVLVHENTPIPGASALLEQWRDSGTPFLVLTNNSIFTPRDLSARLRASGLIVPEERIWTSALATADFLRSQMPGGTAFVIGEAGLTTALHEAGFIMTETDPDYVVVGETRNYSFEAITKAIRFIGAGARFIATNPDATGPSTDGVLPATGAITALITKATGMEPYVVGKPNPMMFRSALNRIGAHSENTGMIGDRMDTDVVAGIEAGLHTVLVLTGISDPAEIQRYPFRPDEVLNSVADLLADGPIESEEADIL
- a CDS encoding YdeI/OmpD-associated family protein, translated to MGALDDGEKVEAADAGAWRDWLERNHRTSKGAWLVRARRDSGLVYVDYEDAIRQALCFGWIDGPVRTFDEATGGLWFAPRRPSSGWAATNKARLIELEASGLMTEAGVRAVEVAKKNGAWTVLDNAEALIEPDDLAAALDADAAAREAWDAFPPSARKFGIAFVDAARRPETRAARVVKIVADAAHGKRPG
- the pyrE gene encoding orotate phosphoribosyltransferase, with translation MTAASTPELEADRQYLIALIQDEAVFHGDFTLSSGKKATYYVDMRKLTLDHRAAPSIGRIMLDLIRDVDDIVAVGGLTLGADPIANAVMHESARTHKPLDAFVVRKEPKDHGRGRQVEGADVAGKRVVVLEDTSTTGQSALKAVEALRREGAEPVAVAVIVDRKTGAQAAVEAEGLQWLAAIDLDDLGLAPQ